The following coding sequences lie in one Hyphomonas adhaerens MHS-3 genomic window:
- a CDS encoding N-6 DNA methylase produces the protein MALDLFGIDNENDFYPTAFLSSALEGEISDAIARWASGDEARTPDKRLESIAEDYLRLLSRIRQSGTRDIALETAKAAYSLIVPALGYPYGRSFAELEEGTQIPLLARVADADGRDRLWIIEAPLPGKEDEASDPISLPFSREQFPESLLDAADTSTPIEDLISNGIFDRDDPPRFVIVASPTQLVLIDRNKWTARSVLRFDLSEIFSRADAPTLQAMACFIACEARVPKTGIALAERLEEEAQRHANAVTASLKKTVREAIEILGNEVLAVCENKYPKGHPRAGVWIESEELSIECLRYMYRLLFLFYAEANPRLGIMPMKDPAYLSGYSLEALRGLESVRLRTLEDQTGTFIWDSLQRLLGLMFEGLEPKSIGASRSFSLPRVRVSLLDPKSTPILSRVRLRNAALQRIIRLLSLKQDKAGTGRISYAQLGIGQLGAVYETLISFTGFVAKSDLIELIPKKGKDNHADDENDTSDDSDVIEDEEEEEAYSAVDKIDPLAPSYFVERSRADEFTPEQIVYDGTEPRIYKRGSFIYRLAGRDRQKSASYYTPEPLARLLVKHALMELCKDLPADGILELKILEPAMGSAAFLVEATNQLADLYLERKQEETGKRIPQEDYFAERQKVRAYIADRNCFGVDLNPIAVELGQISLWLNSLHKGDFSPWFGDQLHAGNSLIGARRAIYSKHLLSGKKAKDLWLGAKPQEIGWRGELPDGHVWQFLLPAEKMANFDGERSIREFAGEAQDAIKAWRKGGFFAPFEAHEVKLLVQLSEAADALFDAVADDLEKMRASSNDAITLWPDKPMAGVKGLDYQSKLERLRVLQGEEHVANSLPYQRLKTAMDAWCALWLWPLDQVGKLPSRMEWLRDLSLILLGGMTSDGEITLPEGVELPEAPQDLVEMIETRQAAAEVIAADMPSKTINAALFQATDIDTLIRNSPWLQVARETARRERFVHYDLIFADIQRARGGFDLIVGNPPWAKPSWNEGLVLADIDPKHMNLSASDAKKILAEALAQAKGEVRFLEEFVSTRGAMAVTSSEMMHPFAGGGSNNLYRCFADLAFRLTAPKGYAAMIHQDGHLGDPKSGEFRRHWYARIAKHFDHSNKITSKNFAEVVDHVRFSLNIYRGTPANISFDQITMAFLASQVEESYQHDGSGSIPTIKGPDGYWDTRGHRERLMRIDRDALSVIHALSEEEGTPVEEARFIQPFSARMLDVFRQMARFPKLDAAIAPVETTGGEHVAGWQMNRLWDETNAQKDGTIKRKTAFRSASEMVLQGPLFHVDNPLYKTPRAVSRTNADYDVIDLVAAPDDYLPRTNYGPAVEPAEYRRRMTRCRWDPTKTHADFYRVAFRAMINLNSERSLIGATIPVGAAHVNSIESVAFRDETDLVNATALWCSLPIDFLIKASAKQNLHDKDAQGIPWAELNDTSKHRGLRLASLTTAYADLWNRNGPNLKPLPWSSDDPRLALEGPVEGPRAWDRTAALRTEFARRLALVEIDVLVAQAFGLKLDQLIEIYRIYFPVLQENEAGTWYDQNGRIVWTCSKGLPGIGWLEPNRTGEMKSPGRAAWETKLTELNALPADKQVLTCTVVDDTQPGGPREVERRFVGPFTKCDRVEDYKRAWAFFEAHKDKDGMA, from the coding sequence ATGGCGCTTGATCTCTTCGGCATCGATAATGAAAACGACTTCTATCCGACCGCGTTTCTGTCCTCGGCGCTTGAGGGAGAGATATCGGATGCCATCGCTCGCTGGGCATCAGGCGACGAGGCCAGGACTCCCGACAAGCGCCTGGAGTCTATTGCCGAGGACTATCTGCGCCTGCTCAGCCGGATCCGGCAGTCCGGAACACGAGACATCGCGCTTGAAACAGCCAAGGCCGCATACTCCCTTATCGTTCCGGCGCTCGGCTATCCCTATGGGCGAAGTTTTGCTGAGCTTGAGGAAGGAACGCAGATCCCGCTGCTCGCGCGCGTCGCCGATGCCGATGGACGCGATCGTCTCTGGATTATTGAAGCCCCCCTACCTGGCAAAGAGGATGAAGCTTCCGACCCGATCTCCCTGCCCTTCTCCAGGGAGCAGTTTCCGGAAAGCCTCCTTGACGCCGCAGACACATCGACGCCCATCGAAGATCTGATCTCCAACGGCATATTCGATCGGGACGACCCACCACGATTTGTCATCGTAGCATCGCCCACACAGCTCGTTCTCATTGACCGGAACAAATGGACGGCGCGTTCAGTCCTCCGCTTTGACCTTTCAGAAATCTTCTCGCGGGCAGACGCGCCGACCCTTCAGGCAATGGCCTGCTTTATCGCCTGTGAGGCACGTGTTCCAAAGACAGGGATCGCGCTGGCCGAGCGTCTGGAAGAAGAGGCTCAGCGCCACGCCAATGCGGTGACGGCATCGCTCAAGAAGACAGTGCGCGAAGCGATCGAAATTCTGGGCAATGAAGTCCTCGCTGTTTGCGAGAACAAATACCCGAAAGGTCATCCGAGGGCAGGCGTCTGGATCGAAAGCGAGGAGCTTTCCATCGAATGCCTGCGCTACATGTACCGCCTGCTGTTCCTTTTCTACGCCGAGGCCAATCCCCGGCTCGGCATCATGCCCATGAAGGATCCGGCCTATCTCTCAGGCTACAGCCTTGAGGCGCTTCGCGGCCTTGAATCTGTCCGCTTGCGCACACTGGAGGACCAGACCGGCACGTTCATCTGGGACAGTCTGCAACGCCTGCTCGGGCTGATGTTTGAAGGCCTCGAGCCGAAGTCGATTGGCGCTTCAAGATCCTTCTCCTTGCCGCGCGTCCGGGTCTCGCTGCTCGATCCAAAGAGTACGCCGATCTTGTCGCGTGTACGCCTGCGCAATGCAGCGCTTCAGCGCATCATTCGGCTTCTCTCACTGAAACAGGATAAGGCCGGGACAGGACGCATCTCCTATGCCCAACTTGGCATCGGCCAATTGGGCGCGGTTTATGAAACGCTGATTTCGTTCACCGGCTTCGTTGCGAAGAGCGATCTCATTGAGCTGATCCCCAAGAAAGGCAAGGACAACCACGCCGACGACGAAAATGATACCAGCGACGACAGTGACGTGATCGAGGACGAGGAAGAAGAAGAGGCATATTCAGCTGTCGATAAAATCGATCCGCTTGCGCCGAGCTATTTCGTCGAGCGAAGCCGTGCCGACGAATTTACCCCGGAACAGATTGTCTATGACGGGACTGAGCCGCGCATCTACAAACGTGGCAGCTTCATCTACAGATTGGCCGGGCGGGACCGGCAGAAGTCCGCCTCTTACTATACACCGGAACCTCTGGCGCGACTGCTGGTCAAACACGCATTGATGGAACTCTGCAAAGACCTTCCGGCCGACGGCATCCTTGAACTGAAAATACTTGAACCGGCGATGGGGTCTGCTGCCTTCCTGGTGGAAGCAACCAATCAGCTGGCAGATCTCTATCTCGAACGTAAGCAAGAAGAGACAGGCAAGCGTATTCCGCAAGAGGATTATTTTGCCGAACGCCAGAAAGTGCGGGCCTATATCGCCGACCGCAATTGTTTCGGCGTGGACCTTAACCCGATTGCGGTGGAACTGGGTCAGATCTCGCTCTGGCTCAACAGCCTGCACAAGGGTGATTTCTCGCCCTGGTTTGGCGACCAGCTGCATGCGGGCAATTCGCTGATCGGGGCGCGGCGGGCGATCTATTCAAAGCACCTTTTGAGCGGAAAGAAGGCCAAGGATTTGTGGCTGGGCGCCAAGCCGCAGGAAATCGGCTGGCGGGGTGAGCTGCCCGACGGCCATGTCTGGCAGTTCCTGTTGCCGGCGGAGAAGATGGCCAATTTCGACGGCGAAAGATCCATTCGGGAATTCGCCGGTGAGGCGCAGGATGCCATCAAGGCCTGGCGCAAGGGCGGGTTCTTCGCGCCATTCGAGGCGCATGAGGTCAAGCTACTGGTCCAGCTCTCGGAAGCCGCCGATGCGCTATTCGACGCGGTAGCCGATGACCTCGAGAAGATGCGCGCGTCATCCAACGACGCCATCACGCTCTGGCCAGACAAACCCATGGCGGGTGTCAAAGGACTTGATTACCAATCTAAACTGGAACGCCTGCGCGTGCTGCAGGGCGAGGAACATGTCGCCAATTCCCTGCCCTACCAGCGGCTCAAGACAGCGATGGACGCCTGGTGCGCACTCTGGCTGTGGCCGCTGGATCAGGTGGGCAAGCTTCCGTCGCGCATGGAATGGTTGCGGGATCTGTCGCTCATCCTGTTGGGCGGTATGACAAGCGATGGGGAGATAACCCTGCCGGAGGGCGTAGAATTGCCCGAGGCGCCCCAGGACCTGGTCGAGATGATTGAGACGCGACAGGCGGCAGCCGAGGTGATCGCCGCCGACATGCCGTCCAAGACGATCAACGCCGCGCTGTTCCAGGCAACGGACATCGACACGCTGATCCGTAACTCGCCCTGGCTGCAGGTTGCGCGCGAAACAGCCCGGCGCGAGCGCTTTGTACACTACGATCTCATCTTCGCCGATATTCAGCGCGCGCGCGGCGGATTTGATCTGATTGTGGGGAACCCGCCCTGGGCCAAGCCGTCGTGGAATGAAGGATTGGTGCTTGCGGATATCGATCCCAAGCACATGAACCTCTCGGCGTCAGACGCGAAGAAGATTCTCGCTGAAGCATTGGCGCAAGCCAAAGGTGAGGTGCGCTTCCTTGAGGAATTCGTTTCAACGCGCGGCGCCATGGCGGTGACGAGTTCGGAGATGATGCACCCATTTGCTGGCGGCGGATCGAACAATCTTTATCGCTGTTTCGCGGACCTGGCGTTTAGGCTGACGGCACCAAAGGGCTATGCGGCGATGATCCATCAGGATGGGCATCTGGGTGATCCGAAGTCAGGCGAGTTCCGTCGGCACTGGTATGCGCGGATCGCGAAACATTTCGATCACAGCAACAAGATCACCTCAAAGAACTTTGCAGAGGTCGTCGATCATGTGCGCTTCAGCCTGAACATCTATCGTGGCACGCCAGCCAATATTTCGTTCGATCAGATAACGATGGCATTCTTGGCATCGCAGGTGGAAGAATCATACCAGCACGATGGCTCCGGCTCGATCCCGACGATCAAGGGGCCCGACGGCTATTGGGACACGCGCGGCCATCGCGAACGCCTAATGCGGATCGACCGCGATGCGCTGTCAGTCATTCATGCGCTTTCGGAGGAGGAGGGCACGCCGGTCGAAGAAGCCCGCTTCATTCAGCCTTTCTCGGCGCGAATGCTCGACGTGTTCCGCCAGATGGCGCGCTTTCCAAAGCTTGATGCTGCCATCGCGCCGGTCGAAACGACGGGTGGAGAACACGTCGCAGGCTGGCAGATGAACCGCCTGTGGGATGAAACCAACGCTCAGAAAGACGGCACCATAAAACGGAAGACCGCCTTCCGATCGGCCTCAGAGATGGTCCTGCAAGGGCCGCTCTTCCACGTCGACAATCCACTCTACAAGACGCCACGTGCGGTCTCGCGGACGAATGCCGACTATGATGTGATCGACCTTGTCGCCGCACCTGACGACTACCTTCCGCGCACCAATTACGGCCCGGCGGTAGAACCCGCCGAATACCGACGCCGCATGACCCGCTGCCGCTGGGATCCAACAAAGACACATGCCGACTTCTACCGTGTTGCATTTCGAGCGATGATCAACTTGAATAGTGAACGAAGCTTGATCGGTGCCACAATTCCGGTTGGCGCTGCTCATGTGAACAGCATAGAAAGCGTGGCGTTCAGAGACGAAACGGACCTCGTTAATGCCACCGCACTTTGGTGCAGTTTGCCGATCGATTTCTTGATTAAGGCAAGCGCCAAACAAAACCTGCATGACAAAGACGCGCAGGGAATCCCTTGGGCCGAACTGAACGACACTTCCAAGCACCGCGGCCTCCGCCTCGCCTCCCTCACAACGGCGTATGCCGACCTCTGGAACCGCAACGGGCCCAATCTGAAGCCCTTGCCCTGGTCGTCCGACGATCCGCGACTTGCGCTGGAGGGGCCGGTCGAGGGACCTCGAGCATGGGACCGCACCGCGGCCTTGCGCACCGAGTTCGCCCGTCGCTTGGCTTTAGTTGAAATCGACGTGCTTGTGGCTCAGGCATTTGGCCTCAAGCTCGATCAGTTGATTGAGATCTATCGGATCTACTTTCCCGTGCTGCAGGAGAATGAGGCCGGCACTTGGTATGATCAGAATGGGCGGATTGTGTGGACCTGTTCCAAGGGACTGCCGGGGATTGGCTGGCTGGAGCCAAATCGAACTGGGGAGATGAAGAGTCCAGGACGAGCGGCTTGGGAGACTAAGCTCACAGAATTGAATGCTCTTCCGGCTGACAAGCAGGTGCTCACCTGCACGGTCGTGGATGATACGCAGCCAGGCGGCCCGCGTGAGGTTGAGCGGAGGTTTGTCGGGCCCTTCACGAAGTGTGACCGGGTTGAAGACTATAAGCGTGCCTGGGCCTTCTTTGAGGCCCACAAGGATAAGGATGGGATGGCATGA